One region of Streptomyces leeuwenhoekii genomic DNA includes:
- a CDS encoding GTP-binding protein, whose amino-acid sequence MDYDDSSDHGDGTDPFPTALKILVAGGFGVGKTTFVGAVSEIAPLSTEELLTTVSAATDDLDGIENKLETTVAMDFGRITLDPDHVLYLFGTPGQERFWFMWDELCEGALGAVVLADTRRLEDSFAAIDFFEQRGLVFIVAINEFDGAHRYDPEEVRTALDLSPRIPVVCCDARISSSGVQTLLTLVRHLLAHTPAAPATEHGAPL is encoded by the coding sequence ATGGACTACGACGACAGCTCTGACCACGGCGACGGCACCGATCCGTTCCCCACCGCGCTGAAGATCCTCGTGGCGGGCGGATTCGGCGTGGGCAAGACCACCTTCGTCGGCGCGGTCAGCGAGATCGCGCCGCTCAGCACGGAGGAACTGCTCACCACGGTCAGTGCCGCCACCGACGACCTCGACGGCATCGAGAACAAGCTCGAGACGACCGTCGCGATGGACTTCGGCCGCATCACCCTCGACCCCGACCATGTGCTGTACCTGTTCGGCACCCCCGGCCAGGAACGGTTCTGGTTCATGTGGGACGAACTGTGCGAGGGCGCGCTCGGCGCGGTCGTCCTGGCCGACACCCGGCGCCTGGAGGACTCCTTCGCGGCCATCGACTTCTTCGAGCAGCGCGGCCTCGTCTTCATCGTCGCCATCAACGAGTTCGACGGCGCCCACCGCTACGACCCCGAGGAGGTCCGTACCGCCCTCGACCTGTCCCCGCGGATTCCCGTCGTGTGCTGCGACGCCCGCATCTCCAGCTCGGGCGTGCAGACCCTGCTGACCCTCGTCCGCCACCTCCTCGCCCACACCCCGGCCGCCCCGGCGACGGAGCACGGCGCCCCCCTGTGA
- a CDS encoding DUF742 domain-containing protein — protein sequence MAAAGDGPWLDEAAGRLVRPFTVSNGRTRPTVALDLLSQVMATGAAPLGYLGPEHAQALDLCRGPVPVAEVAAHLRLPVAVTKVLLSDLVDCGVLTTKPPAFHHNPTDRALLEAVLDGLRRQL from the coding sequence ACGAGGCGGCCGGTCGGCTCGTGCGCCCCTTCACGGTCAGCAACGGCCGCACCCGGCCCACCGTCGCCCTCGACCTCCTGTCGCAGGTGATGGCGACCGGAGCCGCTCCCCTCGGCTACCTCGGCCCCGAGCACGCGCAGGCGCTCGACCTGTGCCGCGGGCCCGTCCCGGTCGCCGAGGTCGCCGCCCATCTGAGGCTGCCGGTGGCGGTCACCAAGGTGCTGCTGTCGGACCTCGTCGACTGCGGGGTGCTGACCACCAAGCCCCCGGCGTTTCACCACAATCCCACGGACCGGGCCCTTCTGGAGGCAGTGCTCGATGGACTACGACGACAGCTCTGA